A stretch of DNA from Bos taurus isolate L1 Dominette 01449 registration number 42190680 breed Hereford chromosome 25, ARS-UCD2.0, whole genome shotgun sequence:
CTGAGATGGGGGTGGAGAGCGGGAATTGCCCTGACTTCCAGGGGGTCCTGGTGCCCCAGAGCCTGGCggtggagggcagggcagggcaccCTGGCTTGAGCTTCTGCCTGGGGAGCTGGTGGCAGCGTGAGCAGAGGTCGTTGGGATGGAAGCCCTGTCCCTCATGGAGCGTCTGCCTGAGGGGATGTCTCTCTGTGTTTGGGGGCGAGGGTGTCCTGAGCAGAGCTCTGCTGTCAGTACCGCAGGCCATGTGTTGTTGCCTGGCCAGGTGCCAGGCATCTGCTCCCTGCCCCACTGCCCCGGGTGAGAGACCGATGTTGCCCAGCTCTTGTGGGGATCACCAGCACCGTGGGGAGGCCACGGGTGCTGTGACATTGGGGCGAGTTTGCCGTTGGGGTGGCCACCCCTGCTGAGAGCCTGCGTGGCTGGGCGGCCGTGTCCTGCTCTGTCGGACCGCGCCGCCCGCTCTCCGCAGGCCTTCGACTTCCTGCTGCAGCTGCGGGCCGACTCACTGCACCGCCTGGGCCTGCCCAGCAAAGACGGGCTTGTGAGGTTCAGCCCCTACTGCGTCTGTGACTGCCTGTACGTCCAGGGCCCGGGGCGGGGTGGCGGCTGGCTGCTCTCACCCTGGGGCGGCCCTGGGGCAGGGGACAGCTCCATAGGGCTTGGTGGGCAGCCCCGGTTGCAGCTCGGGGCCTGTGTCCATCCTTAGCCTGCTGGAGAGGGAGCTCTGGCCTCAGCGCATCTCCTGCTCGCTCCcacagggagacagagaggagcTCCGAGAAGAAGGCCGGGTGCCCCCTGTCCCCGCCCGCCGGGCCCCCTGGCCCTGCGCCTGCGGGCCCTGCCGTGCGCCTTGGGTCCCTGCCCTACTCCCTGCTCTTCCGTGTTCTGCTGCAGTGTCTGAAGCAGGTAAGGGGCTGGGCTCCCAGTGGCACTGGGTCAGACCGAGCTTTCTGGGTGCCCCGGGCACTCAGCCCCTTCCCTGTGGTGACTGTGGGGGGTGCTCACGTCTGAGGGCCCTCAGTGGTTCCATAGTGGGGTGCTGAGCGCCTGCCATGGGCAGTGAGTAGAAGCTGGAAGCTGGTGTGGAGCCCAGGAGACCTTCTGCCTCTGGGAGTGGTGGTGGTACAAGAGTGAAGGGTGTGGACAAGCAGCTGGATTGTGGGGTGGGGCGTGCCTCCAGGGGGCTCTGACTAGTGGGGCGTGCCTCCAGGGGGGCTCTGACTAGTGGGGCGTGCCTCCAGGGGGCTCTGACTAGTGGGGCGTGCCTCCAGGGAGGCTCTGACTAGCCGGCGGTGCTGAGGGCTGGGGGCATTTTGTGTCGTGGGGTGTGAGGGGGCGGGTGAGGGCAGTCTTGGAAAGCGGGAGATTGCAGCAGCAGGAGGGAGCCGGCCTGGTGGTGGGGTGGGTAAGTTGCCTGCCCTGGAGGTGTAGCTGGGCCTCCCGCCCACCTGGCGTCTGGAGGCAGTGGCCACGGTCCAGGACTGACCCTCCAAGTGCGAGCTGCAGGGACAGAGGACCAGGTCATGCAGGAGAGCAGGTCCAAGCCCTGTTGCCGCCCAGATGGAGCTCAGCCCTGAGACCTGTCTCCCGTTGCTGCAGGAGACCGACTGGAAGGTGCTGAAGCTGGTGCTCAGCAAACTGCCCGAGTCGCTGCGCTATAAGGTCCTCATCTTCACCTCCCCATGCAGTGTCGACCAGCTGTCCGCCGCCCTCTGCTCCATGGTGCGCCTTCCACTTTGGCCCTCCTCCTGGCCCACTGAGCctgggaggtgggcggggccacATGTAGCACAGACAAGTTTGCCTCAGACTCATCCCTGGCTGGAGCGCAGGAGGGGCCTCCAGGACCCCATAGTCCCATCCCTGCTCGCCGGTGGGGGATCAGGGGCCTCAGTGAAGGGCTGAGCTCGCAGGCCCGGACGGGGTCCTGACTCCTCCCCGCTCCTGCAAGGAGCTCTGTGATACGGGCATCCTGTCTCCTATCTCCCTAGCGGGTCCACAGGTGTCCTCCTGCTGCTCTGAGAAAGCAGACTGCTGGTTAGAAAGGGCAGTAGGAGGGTCCCAGGCCTTTGGCCCATCCTCCCGCTGGGCTTCCATTCTCAGGGGCCTGCCTGGGTCCCCGGCCACCTGGCCTGACCTCTCTGCCGACAGAGCTTCATATCTGGGCTGTGGCTATTAGCTTTCAGGTCCCAAGACCCTGGAGCGGCTCCGAGGCACTCCAGAAGGCTTCTCCAGAACCGACCTGCATCTCGCTGTGGTTCCCGTGCTGACAGCCCTGATCTCTTACCATAACTACTTGGACAAAACTAGACAGGTACCGGGCAGGAGAGGGACAGTTGGTCTCCAGGATGCTGACCTCAGCCAGAGTGGCCCAGTGTCTTCCTTATAACCTGGTGCTGGGCCAGGGCGAGGGTAGCTGGCTTTGTTTCCCTCTGGGGCCACTGCAGGCATGGACTGACGCAGCCTAGAACCACGGATGTTTGGACTCCCTGGTGCTCCCGAGTTCTCTCCGGGTGTGGGCTTATGCAGTGCTCCAATGTGGCCTCCCAACGCAGCCCCGTTTTCTTTTTAAGGAGCATTGCCTGGCTTGCCCTTGCTCCAGCTTTAGGGTAGGTGCTCAGCCTCTTGACTAACCTGGGCGTGTGTGGAGAGGCAGGGTGGCCAGGCCAAGGGCCCCCACTTCTCTGCTTCCACGTCTGTCATCAAGAGCAACAAGCACGCATGGTAAAGCCTGTCTCCTCAGGTCCACACTGCTGGGTACAAGGCCTGCAAGGAGCCATTATCTCATGCTTTAAGCTCCCAACACTTGTCTTTGTCACCCTGCCCTTATTGAGTAGGGAGCAGAAGTGTTTGGATGGTCAGGGCAAGGCGAGCCGCTGAACGAGGACTGTGTGGGCCCTGAGCCCACGCTCCTGGTCAGCGCTGCTTGGGGCTCACTGCACACTCGCACTCCTGGGGAACGTGAGCCTCAGCTCCTCCTGTGTGGCCCAGCCTGGTTTTCATGGCTGCACTCCTGGGGTAGCTGGCCACACTGGGCTGAAGGTTCCCCAAGGACGCATGAGGCCCAGAGTGTTACTGCGGGTGGGGGCGCTGGCTGCAGGAGGTCTCAGAAGCACCCAGGGCCCAGGTGGTTTGCCCCGAGGCTGTGGCCTGAGCCAGCACTTGTCTCCCGGGGACTTGGCCAGGGTGGATGTGGGCCAGCCGCCTCGCTGTGTCAGACAGCTGGGGATTCGAGAGCCAGGGAGTTGAGCCCAGCGTGTCCTGGCTCTGGAGTGGGCTGGGGGCACGTGGGGAAGTGTCAGGGAGGCCTCGCTGTCCACTGGGCTTGGGGGGCTCAGCTGCTGGTGGTGCTGCCGCTTGGGGGTCCTGAGACCTGGGATAAGGCCCTTGGCTTTCCCCTCTGGGGTGGAGGCGGAGAGACCGGGCCCTGGCTCCCCAGAGGGGCTCTCTGGATGGGGCATGGGCGCGGGCCAGCCTGTGGTGGGCCTGGTGCGAGTCATCATGCTGTCCACAGCGGGAGATGGTGTACTGCCTGGAGCAAGGCCTCATCTACCGCTGTGCCAGCCAGTGTGTGGTGGCCCTGGCCGTGTGCAGCGTGGAGATGCCCGACGTCATCCTCAAGGCACTGCCCGTCCTGGTTGTGAAGCTCACACACATCTCGGCCACGGCCAGCATGGCCATCCCGCTCCTCGAGTTCCTGTCCAGTACGTGTCTGTGGCTGCGCCCGTGTGTGCTGGGATGGGTGTCAGTGGGGTGGGCTCTCGAGTCTGGGGCTGCGCCTTGCCTGAAATAACCTTTGCCGACTCTCACCTCCCCTTGCTGCAGGTAGGTGTGCTGTGCCCCATGGGCCCCTCTGCtgcttcagggcctttgcaccccCCCCACCCACCATGCTTGAGGGCTTTCCTTCCTGGCCTCTCAGGGTCAGTGGCCAGAAGCCGCCCGTTGGCTGGCCCTGGGCCCTGTGCTTGCCCAGCTCTCAGCCTTCCCTTTGTCCCCTCAGCACAGCCGCAGCTTGGAGGACGTCTCACCTCTCAGGCTAGGGTGTCCAGGAGCTGGGGGTGCCTGGCTCGCCCCTTCCTTCCCAGTGTCCCTGGGTATCTGGCCCTCAGCAGGCCTTGGGCATGTGGACAACAGGAACCAGGCAGGGCTTTGCTTCTGTAAAAGGCCACCTGGGGCCAGCGTGACTGCGTATTCATTCTGTTTGCAACGGTTTGTAAAGATGGAAAGCATGTGTAGCTCACAGGTCATGAAGCGAGTCTGCACGGAGCCAGGGCACTGTCGTTTGCAGCCGTGGGAGCCAAGGCCCAAGGTCACGCTCGGGCGGCTGCCGCCTTCGCTCCTTTGCTGCCCTCGGGTCAGAGTAGCAAGGCTGGCTTTAGACACACAGCACAGGACGCTGGTTCCCAGCCCTGTCATGGCCGTGGACACGTGTGCCCAGCCGTCGGGCCCCTCACTGGCTCTCCTTGTTGCAGCTCTGGCCAGACTGCCTCACCTCTACAGGAACTTCGCAGCAGAGCAGTATGCCAGTGTGTTTGCCATCTCCCTGCCGTATACCAACCCCTCCAAGTAAGTGCTGGCCATACGTCCCTGCAGGCCTCCTCCTCCTCGGTGTGGCCCAGGCCAGCTGGAGGCCTCTGCTCACCGGAGGCCAGGCCTCTGGGCAGAGAAGGCCTGCTTGGTCTTGGCGCCTCTGACCTGCTGCCCTCCCTCCTGGCACGTTTCCCTGGATCCCTCCCCGGGCCCAGCACCTCCGTTTCTTCTCGGCAGGTTCAATCAGTACATCGTGTGCCTGGCCCATCACGTCATAGCCATGTGGTTCATCAGGTGCCGCCTGCCCTTCCGGAAGGACTTTGTTCCTTACATCACCAAGGTGAGCCGGTGAGGCTGTTGGCCGTCTACGGCTGGAGCAGGGTGACCAGTGGGAGAGGAGGCGGGCACCTCTGGGGCACAACTCGTGGCTGCCCATGTCCTGGGCCTGTGGCTCACCCCAGGGTGCCTGGGTGGCTCAGGGGCAGCGGGAGAAAGCCTGTGGGTACCTCCTGGCATGTGGCTCAGCTCCGCTCCTCTCTGCCAGGGTCTGCGCTCCAACGTCCTCCTGTCTTTCGATGACACCCCCGAGAAGGACAGCTTCCGAGCGCGGAGCACCAGTCTCAACGAGAGGCCCAAGAGGTGTGGGGCCTGTGTGGGCGGGGCAGGCCTGCCGGCAGGGCCGCGTCGTGAGGAGGCTGGGGCTGCCTGGCTGCCCCAGGCCAGGGAATGGAGACGGGCTGTGGCTGAGGGCGAGCCCCCTGTAGCCGTGCTGAGCGCCAGGTGTCCTGGGCTCAGGAGGCAGGCGGCCTTAGAAGGCTAGAGAGGCCTGCGCCCTCTGGGGCCCCTCTGGGGCCTCAGTGTAGCTGAGCCTGCATGCTGGATCCTGGCTGGTCCTGCCTGGATGGTGGGCGAGCACAGACTCTCCGAGCTGGAGGTTGGGGTGCCAGCTAGTTCTAGGGCATCTGGATTTGGGGCTGACTCCACTGAATGAGCCCAGGTTGACTCCTGAGAAGCCCACACTCGGCCTGCATGGGGGCCCAGGGCCACAGACGCCCAGCCTCAGACCGCCGTGGCCTGCTCCCCCAAGCTCTCTCCCAGCCCACTGCCAACCGGGGACACGCTCTTCACCTCAGCTGCTTTCGCCAAATCTGAGAAGAGCCGTGCTAGGCCTCGTGTTCTTGTTTTGCATTCCATTTGAACGGCTGCCCCCCGTCCCGCCCCCCTTCCCGTCCAGCTTTCCTGGCTCTCCCTGGTGGGAATACGGCATTTTCCAGAAGTCAGTGTGACCTGAGTCAGAGGCTGTTCTCTCAGGGTCCCAACGGCTGGGGCTGGGCCTGGAGTTAGAACTGGCCTTTTCTGGAGCTGTGCCCCTCAGGGCCCCAGCAGCTGGTCCTGAGCAGGGGGGCGGGACACCTGGTCAGCACAGCCTGGAATCTGCCGTGCGGTGCGATCCACACATGTTTAATTTGCACCAATGTTCTTTGTTTTAGTATCATGCGTGAAACCTTACTTTTTCGCCGTCATGTTTACACGATGTATTTTCATgcgtttttgttttctgtttctccccCTGCTAACTGGCCTCTGGCATGGTTTTTTGTTCATCTCACCCGCGGGCTCTCCATCCTGACCCTGTGGCCTGTGACCTTTCCTCCTCATCCCTCCAATGGCTTGTCCTCCCTGCCGGGAGCTGGGCTCTCTGGGGCTTGGGCCTTCCTTCCTCACCTGGTAGTTTGAGGATAGCCAGACCCCCCAAACAAGGCTTGAATAACTCTCCACCCGTGAAAGAACTCAAGGAGAGCTCTGCAGCCGATGCCTTCCGGTGCCGCAGCATCAGTGTGTCTGAACATGTGGTCCGCAGGTAGTGGGCTCTGTCGGGCGGGGGGCTCGGACCCTGGAGCTGGGCCCGTGAGTGGCGCTGCCAGGCGGGAGCACCCGGGTGGTTGTGCATGGGGCTGCTTGCATGACCTCGTCACCTGCCCATGCCCTCCCCAGCCAGAGTTGAGGAGAGCCCGCCTGGCAGCCCTTGGGCCATGTGGCCGGGGCTCTGCGGTGGGAAGCCTGGTGGAGAGGGCTGGAAAGGTTGCATTCTGTCGCCCGGCCTCGGACTAGCGTGGGCTAGCTGCACGGCATCCTCAGAGGCCGGCCTGGGGGCCCGAAGCGGGGTGACCCTTGTGAGGCAGCTGGTGTCCAGTGGCAGTGCCCACAGGCCTGTCCCGGAGGTCAGGGGGCTTTTGCAAACTAAAGCCACACCCATGCCGGTCACCTGAGGACACACTCTCCAGGGTTTGGCTTTTCTCTCACGTTCTCTTGAGTGGGCTTTCTTCTTGAGTTTTTCCTCTGGGAAAGGTCTGCTTTCTGTGCAGGTGAGAGGGAACGGGGGCTTCTGTGTAGGACAGTGGGCCAGGGGCCAGCCTGCAAGGGGCTGGGCATGGAAGGCCTGACCTCCCCAGGGGTGCGGCCTCGTcacttcccctgctgtgtcttgGAGCTCTTGAGGGGTGGGGTTCACCGCTTCATGCCCATGGGCCAGGCTACACCGTCTTCTCACGTGGAAGGCCCCTTAGGCCTCAGCATCCCACAGCTCAGGGACCCAGCCCCTCACTGATGCCTGGCTCAGGCCCCAGCCTGAGCCTGGCTTCCCTGAGTGGGGTTTGACCTGGATGGGAATCGGGGCTGGGTAGTCGTCAGGGAGGCTCCCCTCTCAGCTGTTTTCAATAACTTACTTACCATAAGCAAAACTCAGCCACGGGGGCGTGAAATTTGTATTGGAGTGAGACCTGCACACACCCCTCCTCCTGGTCACGGGGCGGGGTTCGGCGGCCAAGTGTGGGGGTGAATGCAGTGCCTTACACAGGACCCAGACCCTGCCCGTCCTCCATGGGAGGGCCCGGGGGCAGAATGCAATCTGTCTGTGTCCTGTGGTCTCCACGTCTCTGCATGACTCCACTGTTCTGCCACAAAGGGGTCACCTAATTCTCCTGTGCTTCGGTGAGGGGCCAGCCTCTCTCCCCGTCTCCGAGGACTCTGCTCTGACGAGCCGGCCTGGGTCTCTCCATGAGCCCCTGTCTGCCCGCCCCCCAGGGCGGTGTGTCCACTCTTTGCCAAGCTGTGGTTCTATGGGCCATGTGCCCTGCGGGGTCTTTCTGAGCGCGGCCCTCTCCGCACCTGCATGCCTTGAGCTTTGGCCCCGGTGGTAGACGGCTAGGCCCCTGCCGGCACCTGACCTTGCCATGGATCCTCTTCCAGCAGGATCCAGACCTCTCTCACGAGCGCCAGCTTGGGGTCTGCAGACGAGAACTCGATGGCCCAGGCCGACGACAACTTGAAAAACCTCCACCTGGAGCTCACAGAGACGTGTCTGGACATGATGGCCAGATATGTGTTCTCCAACTTCACGGCGGTCCCCAAGAGGTGCGAGTCGGCTCCGGGacagggcagggctgtgctcttCTGTGACTGCATCCAGTCTGAGCAGCCGCAGGAGTGATATGGGGGCGCCTTGTCCGTCCAGGGCTCCCACCCAGTGAGGTGTTGACTGACTCTGTGCTTTCAGGTCCCCCGTGGGAGAGTTCCTCCTGGCTGGTGGCAGGACCAAAACCTGGCTGGTTGGGAACAAGCTTGTCACCGTGACGACAAGCGTGGGGACCGGGACCCGGTCACTGCTAGGCCTGGACTCTGGAGAGCTGCAGGGTGGCCCGGAGTTGAGGTGACCACTGCTTTCTGCCTCTCTGTGGTCTCTATCCTGAGCCCACACCTGCATGAGAGTGTCAGATCACCTGAGCCCATGAACTACCTCAGTCACACTCTGGGGACCCTCTGTCCTCAGCTCTGACCCCAGCATGCATGTGAGACAGACAAAGGAGGCACCCGCCAAGCTGGAGTCCCAAGCTGGGCAGCAGGTGTACCACGGAGCCCGGGACCGGGTCCGCTCCATGTCCGGTGagcccccgccctgccccgccTCCCCCCCCCCAGGGCCTTTGCAAGGCCAAGAAAGGCCTGGGAGCTGCGGGGCAGGGCAGTCTGTTCAGACCTGGCCCGGGCTCTGAGGAACTTGTGCTGTCTTGCAAGCCCTCCCCACCAGGCGAGGAGGGGGCGCTGCTTCTGCGCAGCTGTGAGCCATCAGCCCAGCCCACCCCTGGGGCTTTCTCTGCTGTCATTTAAATGAGCCATGGTCTGAGCCGCAGGTTCTGGGCCCCTGCCTGCTGCCCTGGGTCTACCAAGCCAACTCGACACTGTCTGAGGGCCGTGCCTGGGGAGGGCTGTGCTGCCTTGGCCCCGGCTCGGAGTTTGGCAGCCTGGGCCCCCGCTGGAGCAGCCAGGCCTGTTGGGCCAAGCGGTGGTGGTAGCcagccctcccctctcctcctcaggGGGCCATGGCCTTCGCGTGGGTGCCTTGGACGCTCCAGCCTGCTACTTCCCCAGCAGCCCCACGTCCCCGGGCTCCCAGACCGCTCCAGCCAGCCAGCCCGAGAAGGCCTCAGCTGGCAGCCCGCTCCCAGCACAGAAGGAGAAGACAAACCTGGCCGCTTACGTGCCCCTGCTGACCCAGGGCTGGGCAGAGATCCTGGTCCGCAGGCCCACAGGTACCCAGGGGTGGGCCCGTGCTCGGCCGGCCTGGGCTGCTGTCAGCACGTGGTGTGCACAGTGACGCAAACGCTCCAGACGCTACGGAGCTGGTGGCGGCCAGTCGGGAGATCACCTTGAGCTGAGTCCCCAGGGGTGGACGTGAGGGCTGGGCGGCAGCtggtctgctcaggctgccacaGCAAAGCCCTGCCAGCCGGGCGGCTATAACCACAAGATCTCCTGCCTCCTGGCCCGTGAGCCCGGGAGCCGAGCGTCAGGATTGTGGACAGGGCTTGTTTCTCCTGTGGCTGTCTTCTTGCTGGCTCCTTACAAGGTCATCCCTCTGTGTCTTAGTCGTCCTTTGTTGTACGGACCCTGGTCAGAGCAGAGCAGGGTGCAGCCGGGGCTGCCCAGGGCGGGCGGAGGGCAGGGCTGCTGGGGGTGCTATGCTGAGCCCTGAGCCCGCCCCACAGGGAACACCAGCTGGCTGATGAGCCTGGAGAACCCGCTCAGCCCCTTCTCCTCGGACATCAACAGCATGCCGCTGCAGGAGCTGTCCAATGCCCTCATGGCCGCCGAGCGCTTCAAGGAGCGCCGCGACACAGCCCTGTACAAGTCGCTGTCGGTGCCGGCGGCCGGCTCAGCCAAGCCATCCCCGCCCCCACGCTCCAACACAGGTGAGCGCTGGCCCCCACCCGCCTGTGTGCCCCGTCTGAGGGCGGATGGCCGTGTGGGGTCCTGGGCCGTCTTGGCTCTGCCAGCCTTGGGCGCTGAGGAGGCCGGCTGCACGTGGGGCACACTGGTCTGCAGACCTGGTGCTTGAGAGCGGGGCCTGCTCCTGGGGGACCCTCCTTTGGAGATGTGCCGTGAATCGGTGGCTCGAGGCCTCCTCAGCTGGCCCTGCTCGTGGGGTGGACACAGGCCTTGCTCTGCACCCTTCTCGGGTATCCGGCGCTCAGGGTCCTGGAGACGGCCGCGCTGCTGCTGGGGTGTGGGTGTGGACGTGCCAAGCTCGCCTGCGCCCGTCTGCGCCTGCGCCGCCCTCCTCCCAGCTTCCCTGCGGCCGGGTGACCGCTCGTGAAGAGAGGCGCGCTCCTGTCCCCGGCGTGCACCTGAGCAGCTGGGAGCGCTGGCGTGTGCGCCGGCTGCTGGCCgcccctctctctctccaggcTCGGGTCCTTGCAGGACCGGCGGTGCCTGTCCTCTCTGCTCGGCTGTGCGTGGCCTTCCTCCTGCTGACGGGCCGCTCACGGTTTCCCTTGCAGtggcctctttctcctccctgtGCCAGTCCAGGTGCCAAGGAAAGCTGCACAGGAGCATTTCCTGGGCAGGTATTCGTACGCTCTTTAAGGAAAGCGGTGTTTGCTGCAGAGCACCGCTCTGCCTTGTAGATGCTGTGTCATCGTCCCTCCTCCGCTCACCCCTCCCTGACCCCGTCTGAGCCTCTCGTCGCCTCAGGGAGCCATCCCCGACTCGCACGAGGACGTCGGTGCAGGATGCCTGTGCTTTGTCAGCGGGAACCCCCACTGCCTTGTGCCCTCTGTGCCTGAGTTCTGTTCCCAAGCCTGTCGGGCTCTCCCAGCCCTGTCTTCAGCTTGAGGGGGTGACCTGGATGACTGCACCCCAGAGACCGGCAGAGGACAGAGCTGCACTGCCCTGGCTCTGGTGCTGACGGGCCTTGTGAGCCCACAAATTGGGTGTGTCTGCCGTACACACGGGCTGCCCGAGGGCCCCGCAGGCTGGCTTCCAGCCTGTTGCTCCCAGGCCCTGGCCGGAGGGTGTGGCTGGCCAGGTGCTCCAGCTGCCCCAGTCCCCCACATGGGTAGGACTGGCTCGGGGCGGGCACGGCAGGGCTTCTCGAGGCGGCTGACGCACTGCGCAGTGCGGGGCTGCGCTGACTCAGTCGCTTCTCCTCAGCCCCTCGCCCTAGTGCTGGCACAGGAAACCTGGCTTTGGGGTCATGCTCCCTCCTTAGCTGCCCGGCTCTGGGTCGGTATGGACTCAGCAGGCGAGCCTCCACCCTTCAGGACACTTCAGAGCCCGTGTGCACACGGGGTCCCTCACTGGTCTCTCCCTTGGGCCTGGCAGGGAGGAGCTCAGAATTCTCCCGGCTCCTGAGGGCTGGTCGAGGCCCCTCCTCTGGGCCGGGGCCTGACTCAGGCAGGGGCTTCTGCACAGGGGTCCTGTCTGCCCTTGCCCACCTGCCTTGCCGGGGGAGCTCCCCGGGGGAGCTACTGGGGCAGCTTCTGTGGATGCTGGAATGCTCAGGTGGGCACTCCAAGGGGCCAGGTGCCCCCCATCTTGACCCCTGGGAGTCCATGAAGAGACAGACCCCTGTGTCAGGGCACTCAATGTCCCTCTCCAGCCGGCTCGATGGGAGGGGGTGGCTCAGAGCCCCGGGGAGGAGAGCCTTGGGCCAGGCCCTGCTGGGGAGCCGCTGTGCCCTCTCATGGGGAAACCCGGTGCCCAGAGGCCATGTGAGTCCTGGACGGGCCGCACCCAGCAGCACATCTGTGTCCTTCCAGATTCTGCGGTGGTCCTGGAGGAGGGAGGTCCAGGTGAGGCTGGTTTGTCTGCAGAGCCTCCCGAGTTGGAAGATTTTGAGGCGACACTGGGCTCCGACGGGCGCTGTGGGCGCAGCGACGCTTTCAGCAGGGTGAGTGCAGGCGGGGGAGCCACCTGAGGGGCCTGTAGGTGCTGTCACCCCCTGCTGGGGGTACGGCGGGGCTGAGCCACCGTAGGCTGGTTTGCTTTGCACTTCCGCTGCTCTCCCATCCCTGTGCATGTCCCTGTTGTGGGGCAGCCTGAGGTCCCCCGCAGTGGTCCGCCCGGGGTTTTAGCCCCTCCATGCCAGCATCCTGTAGCCTGGGGCCTTGGCTCCACTGCTGAGCGAAGGGCACGGGAAGTGCTTTCGGGGAAGGGGAACCACTAGCTCCGTGCTGGCCGCTCTGAGGCCCTGGCTGGGGATGGGTGGGGCCTTATTTCTCCAGGTAAACCTGGGTGGGCTCTGCGGTGCCTCCTGGTGAGCGTTTCTTTTGGATCCATTCTTCCCAGTCATCTTCCACCTCCAGCCAGGAGGAGAAGTCATTCCATGCCGAGGAGTTGCCTCCTGGGGGCATCCCCATCGAGCGGGCGGTCTCGGAGGGCTCCCGGGCCTCCGTGGACCTCGCCTTCCAGCCCTCTCAGCCCCTGAGCAAGTCCAGCTCGTCGCCTGAACTGCAGACCCTGCAGGACATCCTGGGGGACCCCGGGGACAAGGCTGAGGTTGGCCGGCTGAGCCCCGAGGCCAAGGCCCGGTCGCAGTCAGGGATCCTGGACGGGGAAGGTGCCGCCTGGTCAGCCCCGGGTGAGGAACGCCGGGGTCGGGGCCCTGCCCAGCCAGAGGGCCCCCTGCCTTCCAGCTGTCCTCGCTCCCCCAGCGGGCTGCGGCCCCGAGGCTACACCATCTCGGATTCGGCCCCGTCACGCAGGGGCAAGAGGGTGGAGAGGGATGCCTTCAAGAACCGAGCAGGGACCTCCAACACCGAGAAGGTGCCAGGCATCAACCCCAGGTGAGCCCTGCCCTCCTGGTGCTCCCGTGGGGGCCTGGGGCCGGCGGGGCCTAGGCAGGGTAGGCTGGCCACAGAGACCAGGCTCCTCGGTGACCGCACTCTGGGCCCCTCAC
This window harbors:
- the TSC2 gene encoding tuberin isoform X11; the encoded protein is MDVGLSSEFLLVLVNLVKFNSCYLDEYIASMVHMVCLLCVQTVSSVDIEVSLQVLDAVVCYNCLPAESLPLFIVTLCRTINVKELCEPCWKLMRNLLGTHLGHSAIYHMCRIMEDRAYMEDAPLLRGAVFFVGMALWGAHRLYSLKNSPTSVLPSFYEAMTCPNEVVSYEIVLSITRLIKKYRRELQAVTWDILLNIIERLLQQLQSLDSPELSAIVHDLLSTVEELCDQNEFHGSQERYFELVERCADQRPESSLLNLITYRAQSIHPAKDGWIHNLQLLMERFFRNESRSAVRIKVLDVLSFVLLINRQFYEEELINSVVISQLSHIPEDRDHQVRKLATQLLVDLAEGCHTHHFNSLLDIVEKVIARSLSPPPELEERDVAAYSASLEDVKTAVLGLLVILQTKLYALPASHATRVYETLVSHIQLHYRHSYTLPIASSIRLQAFDFLLQLRADSLHRLGLPSKDGLVRFSPYCVCDCLETERSSEKKAGCPLSPPAGPPGPAPAGPAVRLGSLPYSLLFRVLLQCLKQETDWKVLKLVLSKLPESLRYKVLIFTSPCSVDQLSAALCSMLSGPKTLERLRGTPEGFSRTDLHLAVVPVLTALISYHNYLDKTRQREMVYCLEQGLIYRCASQCVVALAVCSVEMPDVILKALPVLVVKLTHISATASMAIPLLEFLSTLARLPHLYRNFAAEQYASVFAISLPYTNPSKFNQYIVCLAHHVIAMWFIRCRLPFRKDFVPYITKGLRSNVLLSFDDTPEKDSFRARSTSLNERPKSRIQTSLTSASLGSADENSMAQADDNLKNLHLELTETCLDMMARYVFSNFTAVPKRSPVGEFLLAGGRTKTWLVGNKLVTVTTSVGTGTRSLLGLDSGELQGGPELSSDPSMHVRQTKEAPAKLESQAGQQVYHGARDRVRSMSGGHGLRVGALDAPACYFPSSPTSPGSQTAPASQPEKASAGSPLPAQKEKTNLAAYVPLLTQGWAEILVRRPTGNTSWLMSLENPLSPFSSDINSMPLQELSNALMAAERFKERRDTALYKSLSVPAAGSAKPSPPPRSNTVASFSSLCQSRCQGKLHRSISWADSAVVLEEGGPGEAGLSAEPPELEDFEATLGSDGRCGRSDAFSRSSSTSSQEEKSFHAEELPPGGIPIERAVSEGSRASVDLAFQPSQPLSKSSSSPELQTLQDILGDPGDKAEVGRLSPEAKARSQSGILDGEGAAWSAPGEERRGRGPAQPEGPLPSSCPRSPSGLRPRGYTISDSAPSRRGKRVERDAFKNRAGTSNTEKVPGINPSFVFLQLYHSPFFGDESNKPILLPNESFERSVQLLDQIPSYDTHKIAVLYVGEGQSNSELAILSNEHGSYRYTEFLTGLGKLIELKDCQPDKVYLGGLDVCGEDGQFTYCWHDDIMQAVFHIATLMPTKDVDKHRCDKKRHLGNDFVSIVYNDSGEDFKLGTIKGQFNFVHVIITPLDYECNLVSLQCRKDMEGLVDTSMAKIVSDRNLPFVARQMALHANMASQVHHSRSNPTDIYPSKWIARLRHIKRLRQRIREEAHYSSASLPLMQTHPPGHAKAPAQAPAESTPTYETGQRKRLVSSVDDFTEFV